CTTGACACCGGCAAAATCGGTCGATGCCTTCAGGCGCTTGACGTATTCCATGGTGCGGGTCGCATCAACGTCAACAAAAATGCTCACGTGTGGGGCGGTGAATGCTGAAGACACCATCGCGTTGGCAATTGCCTTGCGAACACCCTTTACCGGGATGCGCTCTTCGCGGGCGCTCGGTGCCTCTGGGGTTGAAAGGTTTCTAAACACCGATGCCTGCTGCGCGCCACCGAGTACGTCTTCACGAGTGACCTCGCCGGCAAAACCGGTTGGGGTTACTGAGGTGATGTCAACGCCTAGGTCCTTGGCGAGCTTACGGATAGGTGGCTTGGCAATGACCTTGTCTTCGGCGGTAATTGCCGCAACGTTGATCAGTGCGGTGTCTGGGTTTGGAATCAGTGGCAGTGATGCGCTGGCTGCTGCAACGCTGGCAGCGGCCGGAACCACTGGTCCGCGACGGCGAGAGGCAGCGTGACCAGAAGCACCGTAACCAACTAGGTTTGGCTGCTTTTCCTCTTTGGCAACAGCCGCGGCAGCATCGGCAATAACCTCGTGAGCGGCAACTGCGGCTGCGGCATCAACAATCGGAATCGCGCTGGTGTTGGTACTCACTGTTCCAACGGCACCATCGGCAACGGTAGCCGAGATGATTGGCTTGCCCACCTCAACGGTGTCGCCCTCGGCAGCAAAAAGTTCGGCAACCACACCGGCAAATGGGCAAGGCAACTCAACCAAGCTCTTGGCAGTTTCAATCTCAACGATTACCTGGTTTACGGCCACGGTGTCGCCCGGCTTGACCTTCCAAGACACAATTTCGGCCTCGGTCAAACCTTCGCCAACATCTGGCAGGTTAAAGAACGCTAGTTGAGTCATTTTTATCCTTTGCCGAACCTAGTAGGCCAAAACGCGGTCAACCGCTTCAAGAATGCGGTCGGCGTCTGGCAAGAATTTTTCTTCGAGCTTTGCCGATGGGTAAGGAACATCAAATCCGCCCACCCGGATAACCGGTGCCTCGAGGTGATAGAACGCTAGCTCGGCCACTCGGGCCGCAACCTCTGAGCTGATCGAGACAAAAGTGCTGGCTTCATGAGCAACCACCAAGCGTCCGGTCTTCTTGACCGACTCGATGATGGTGGCAAAGTCGATTGGTGACATCGAGCGCATGTCGATTACTTCAAGGCTGGTGCCCTCGCTGGCAGCAATTTCAGCTGCCTGAAGGGCAACGGCAACCATCGGGCCATAGGCAGCCACGGTCACCTGGGATCCAGGTCGCAAGACCTTGGCGGTGTGCATGCCGGCAGGTGGTTCATCGAGGTTGACCTGGCCCTTTTGCCAGTACCGGCGCTTCGGCTCAAAGAACAGCACTGGGTCGTTGCTCTTGATGGCCTGCTGGATCATCCAGTAGGCATCGTTTGGGTTGCTTGGGCTGATTACCCGAAGACCCGCGGTGTGGGCAAAGTACGCCTCTGGGCTTTCAGAGTGGTGTTCAACCGCGCCGATACCGCCACCGAATGGAACACGGATAACCACCGGCATGGTCGTGAAACCCTCTGAGCGGTTCTGCATTTTTGCCAACTGCGATGTGATCTGGTTGAAAGCCGGAAAAATGAAGCCGTCAAACTGAATTTCGGCTACCGGAGAGTAGCCGCGCATCGCCAAACCAATAGCGGTTCCGATGATTCCAGACTCGGCAATAGGCGAGTTGAAAATGCGGCTTGGACCAAACTCATCAAGGATCCCCTCGGTCACACGGAACACGCCGCCGAGCTGGGCGACGTCTTCACCGAAAACCAAAACCTTTGGGTTGTCGGCCATTGCCTTGCGAATACCGGCGTTAATTGCCTTGGCAATCGACATTTCTACGAAGTTAGTCATTAGTTGGCACCGCCCTGACCGAACGAAGCCTCGTAAGCCTCAAGCCAAGCAAGTTGCTCCTCGATAAGCGGGTGGCTCTCGCTGTAAACGTGCTTGAACATGTTCTCGATTGGTGGCTCACCTAGGGCAAAGGTCTTTTCGCGAATCTCTGCCGAGAGTGCCTCGCCAGCAGCCTCGCACTCGTTGAAGAAATCATCACCGATACCCTGGCGGCGCAAGAACTTCTCGAAACGGGCCAGCGGGTCGCGGGCCTTCCAGTACTCCACCTCTTCTGCAGAGCGGTACTTGGTCGGATCGTCTGATGTCGTGTGTGCACCGATGCGGTAGGTGAGTGCCTCGATCATGAATGGGCCGGCACCGTTGCGCGCGTCATCCATGTGCTTCTTGGTCACCGCGTAGCTGGCCAAAACGTCATTGCCATCGATGCGAACACCCGGCACGCCAAAGCCCATACCGCGCTGGTAAAGCGGAACGGTGGTCTGCGAGTCAACCGGGCTTGAGATTGCCCACTGGTTGTTCTGGCAGAAAAACACCATCGGAGCCTGGGTGGTTGCAGCAAATAGGAATGACTCCGAAACATCACCTTCGGCGGTCGCTCCGTCTCCGAAGTAAGAAATAACTGCCAAGTCTTCATCGCGGTTGCCAGTGCCGACCTTGCCGTCAAACTTCACGCCCATTGCGTAGCCGGTGGCGTGCAGCACCTGAGTACCCAAAACAATTGCGTAAAGGTGGAACCGAGTTTCATCTGGGTTCCAGCCGCCGTGGTTAACACCGCGCAGCATCTTGAGAATTGCCATCAGGTCGATGCCGTGGGTGATTGCCACACCGTGCTCGCGATAGCTAGGGAAGATGTGGTCGTTGTGGCCAACGCCGTAGCCCGAACCAATCTGCGCGGCCTCTTGGCCGATTGCTGGAATCCAGAGGCCTAGCTGGCCTTGGCGCTGCAGGGCAGTGGCTTCGTTGTCGAAACGGCGCATTCGTGCCATGTCTCGATAAAACTTTAGAAAGTCAGCCTCGCCGAGCTGATCGATGTATTTGCCGTATTCCGCGTATTGGGCAGGCACGCCGTACTGTCCGTCTGGTGAAAGAAGTTGCACCATCGGTACGTTCGAAGCATCTTGATAAGTCATCTCGTCTAATTTACTTCTTTGAGTGGCACAATCTAGTCATGATTCGTTTTCTAGTTGGAACCGTTATTAATGCAATTGCCCTATGGGTGGTCACGCTTTGCATCCCTGCAATCAAGCTGAATCCCTATGGTGGCACCGATTTTTGGGCGATCGCAGGGTCATTCCTGCTTGTCGGTGCGGTGTTCGGTCTGGTCAGCGCCATCGTTGCCCCGGTGATAAAAGTTCTGGCTCTTCCGCTCTACATCCTTACTTTTGGCCTAATTTCGTTCTTGATCAACGGTGCCTTGCTGCTATTTGTGGCTTGGCTTTCACAACTATTCGGCGACGACGTGCTGACTATTTATGGGTTCTCATCTGATGGCTTGACCATCGACTCGCTCGGTTGGGCCATCCTTGGCTCAATCGTGATGAGCATTGCCTCGTTCTTTGGCCGCGCTGTTTTCAAGGTGCTCAAGCTTCTATAGGCATAGCCTTTGTCTGGGCTCACCTCGAAATCCTGTAATTCGTAGCCTGCCCTTGGCCGCTGGCAAAATCGGTGATTAATTCACGGATGCGGGCTAGCCCGGCATCAGTGCTTTGGTCGGCAAGCAGTGCGGTGCCCCGATAGTTACTGAGTTCGTGAGCCTGAAGCACAGCCGGTTTTGAATTGCTGCTGCTCACCGGCGCCTCACGTTCAACCGTGACCCAGTCTTTGCCAAGCGCATTTTGTGCGAGGTCTAGCTTTGGAACCAGATCGTTGGTGTGCTGCAGTGAGATGGTTGGCACCCTGATGTCCTGGTTCAGCTGGCTTATCGGAGAGCCGATGGTCACCAAACCGGCAACTTTGTAATTTTGAGGCTGGCTAGCTAGGTTGGCCGCAACCATCCCGCCCTGCGAATGACCGACCAGCAGCACCCGGTCACGCTTGGTTACACCCGCGTTGACGATTGCCCTCTGGACCGCGGCCTCACTGGATGCCTTGGATGGCCCGGCCATTGCTTGCAGGTTTGAGGTCAAATCGAGCGGGTTTTCGCCTGCAATAGGTGACCAAGCTTGGGTGCCCGGAATGTAAACAATGTAGTGGTTGCCTGCCTGAAAATTGCCCGGCGAGCTCCAGTTGCCGGCTGTGCCCGGCCCCGCAGCGCCGAAGGCGCTCGAATATTTTTCAATTCTGACCATCGGTTCACCGGCCGAGGCGGTTCGTTCGAGTCGGGTAAGCAGCGCCGCCAAACTGTTGGCCGACTGCACCGGTGCTGCCAAACCAGTTGGTTCAACTTTGATTTGGGAATCTCGATAAGGCGCCCACTGCCCCGAAGTTGCCGCAAATACGCCGGCAATCGCCGGAATAGCTGCAAAATCTAGGTCTTCAAAAGCTGAGGCAGTTTGAACTTCGCCGTCAAAGTACTGCTGCGCAGCAACAGCGCAGGCCTGCTGCAAAAACTCCAAACGCTCCAGAACCGGACCAATCTCAAGGGCCAAGCCAATGCGCTTGAGGGGCAATTGGAAAAAATCGGGGAGTTCAAGTTGCTGCTGCAGCAAGGAATACGCAGATCCCAGGCAGGCCTGAACCCGCTCTATCTCGAGCAGGGTGGCAATAATTTGTGGTTCGCCGCCGAAGGCGGTTACATCGCCCACGAACTTAACCGCGATCGAATTGAAAGGATGTCTAGAGCCAATCTCTCGACGGAACCCGCCAGTGCCGTCGCGGCACTACCTCGCCAAAGCAGAGGGTTTGGAGCAGCGAAATTTATCTGGGTAAGAACAGCGAGTAGGGCCTGGTCAATCGAATCCATCGGTCCAGCATCAGCGAATAGTCGAATCAAAGGGCCGAAAGCCCCCAATCTGTGCAGAACTTACGGCAATATAGACAGGTGAGTAATCTTTCAATTCAGCCCCTTTCCCCGCTAGATGGCCGCTACCGCGCCGCTGTTTCTGACCTAGGTTTTCACCTGTCAGAGGCCGGCCTAAACCGTGCCCGAATTGCGGTGGAGATCGAATGGCTAATCCACCTTGCCAACCACGACCTACTTGGTACCGGAACCAGCATCAGTGAATCTGAGATTGCCCAGCTTCGAGCAATCGTGACCAACTTCTCAGATGCAGACGTGGCAACTCTGGCCGAAACTGAGGCCACTACCAAGCACGATGTGAAGGCCGTCGAGTACTTCATCCGTGGCAAGTTGTCAGAGCTGGGCCGAAACGACCTGCTTGAACTCACCCACTTTGCCTGCACCTCTGAGGACATCAACAACCTCAGCTACGCAATCACCGTTCGTGATGCAATCAAGGATGTTTGGTTGCCTCGCGTCGAAAAACTAACCGCAAAACTTCGCGAACTTTCGGCGAAGTACGCCGATGCGGCGATGCTTTCACACACTCACGGTCAGCCGGCAACCCCGTCAACCATGGGCAAAGAAATCGCCGTTTTCGTGCACCGCCTAGAGCGCCAGATCAAGCGCATCGAAGCCACCGAGTACCTGGGCAAGTTCTCAGGTGCCACCGGAACCTTCTCGGCCCACGTGGTCGCAGCACCAAGCGTTAACTGGCCGAAGGAATCTGAAGACTTTGTTAGCGGACTTGGCCTAACTTGGAACCCACTGACCACTCAGATT
This portion of the Rhodoluna limnophila genome encodes:
- a CDS encoding dihydrolipoamide acetyltransferase family protein, with amino-acid sequence MTQLAFFNLPDVGEGLTEAEIVSWKVKPGDTVAVNQVIVEIETAKSLVELPCPFAGVVAELFAAEGDTVEVGKPIISATVADGAVGTVSTNTSAIPIVDAAAAVAAHEVIADAAAAVAKEEKQPNLVGYGASGHAASRRRGPVVPAAASVAAASASLPLIPNPDTALINVAAITAEDKVIAKPPIRKLAKDLGVDITSVTPTGFAGEVTREDVLGGAQQASVFRNLSTPEAPSAREERIPVKGVRKAIANAMVSSAFTAPHVSIFVDVDATRTMEYVKRLKASTDFAGVKVTPLLIMAKAMIWAVRRNPMVNSTWTDEEIIVHNFVNFGIAAATPRGLIVPNIKDADKMSMLELAKAIENLAAVAREGKTTPADMKDGTITITNIGVFGVDTGTPILNPGEVGIVALGSIRPKPWVVNNEIQVRQVTTIGATFDHRVVDGDVASRFVQDVASVIEEPALLLD
- a CDS encoding alpha-ketoacid dehydrogenase subunit beta — protein: MTNFVEMSIAKAINAGIRKAMADNPKVLVFGEDVAQLGGVFRVTEGILDEFGPSRIFNSPIAESGIIGTAIGLAMRGYSPVAEIQFDGFIFPAFNQITSQLAKMQNRSEGFTTMPVVIRVPFGGGIGAVEHHSESPEAYFAHTAGLRVISPSNPNDAYWMIQQAIKSNDPVLFFEPKRRYWQKGQVNLDEPPAGMHTAKVLRPGSQVTVAAYGPMVAVALQAAEIAASEGTSLEVIDMRSMSPIDFATIIESVKKTGRLVVAHEASTFVSISSEVAARVAELAFYHLEAPVIRVGGFDVPYPSAKLEEKFLPDADRILEAVDRVLAY
- the pdhA gene encoding pyruvate dehydrogenase (acetyl-transferring) E1 component subunit alpha — encoded protein: MTYQDASNVPMVQLLSPDGQYGVPAQYAEYGKYIDQLGEADFLKFYRDMARMRRFDNEATALQRQGQLGLWIPAIGQEAAQIGSGYGVGHNDHIFPSYREHGVAITHGIDLMAILKMLRGVNHGGWNPDETRFHLYAIVLGTQVLHATGYAMGVKFDGKVGTGNRDEDLAVISYFGDGATAEGDVSESFLFAATTQAPMVFFCQNNQWAISSPVDSQTTVPLYQRGMGFGVPGVRIDGNDVLASYAVTKKHMDDARNGAGPFMIEALTYRIGAHTTSDDPTKYRSAEEVEYWKARDPLARFEKFLRRQGIGDDFFNECEAAGEALSAEIREKTFALGEPPIENMFKHVYSESHPLIEEQLAWLEAYEASFGQGGAN
- a CDS encoding phage holin family protein, which gives rise to MIRFLVGTVINAIALWVVTLCIPAIKLNPYGGTDFWAIAGSFLLVGAVFGLVSAIVAPVIKVLALPLYILTFGLISFLINGALLLFVAWLSQLFGDDVLTIYGFSSDGLTIDSLGWAILGSIVMSIASFFGRAVFKVLKLL
- a CDS encoding alpha/beta fold hydrolase, translating into MGDVTAFGGEPQIIATLLEIERVQACLGSAYSLLQQQLELPDFFQLPLKRIGLALEIGPVLERLEFLQQACAVAAQQYFDGEVQTASAFEDLDFAAIPAIAGVFAATSGQWAPYRDSQIKVEPTGLAAPVQSANSLAALLTRLERTASAGEPMVRIEKYSSAFGAAGPGTAGNWSSPGNFQAGNHYIVYIPGTQAWSPIAGENPLDLTSNLQAMAGPSKASSEAAVQRAIVNAGVTKRDRVLLVGHSQGGMVAANLASQPQNYKVAGLVTIGSPISQLNQDIRVPTISLQHTNDLVPKLDLAQNALGKDWVTVEREAPVSSSNSKPAVLQAHELSNYRGTALLADQSTDAGLARIRELITDFASGQGQATNYRISR
- the purB gene encoding adenylosuccinate lyase, with amino-acid sequence MSNLSIQPLSPLDGRYRAAVSDLGFHLSEAGLNRARIAVEIEWLIHLANHDLLGTGTSISESEIAQLRAIVTNFSDADVATLAETEATTKHDVKAVEYFIRGKLSELGRNDLLELTHFACTSEDINNLSYAITVRDAIKDVWLPRVEKLTAKLRELSAKYADAAMLSHTHGQPATPSTMGKEIAVFVHRLERQIKRIEATEYLGKFSGATGTFSAHVVAAPSVNWPKESEDFVSGLGLTWNPLTTQIESHDWQAELYTAVSLFNGILHNLCTDIWTYISMGYYKQIPVAGATGSSTMPHKINPIRFENAESNLELSNAILGSLASTLITSRLQRDLTDSSSQRNIGLGLGHSLLAIDNVTRGLNEIDLSLPVLDADLSDNWEILGEAIQTVIRAEVAAGRSTINDPYALLKDLTRGKRLSGEDMVAFVNGLEIGQEAKDRLLTLRPHTYVGVASELAKRVQK